The following are encoded in a window of Fluviibacter phosphoraccumulans genomic DNA:
- the waaC gene encoding lipopolysaccharide heptosyltransferase I — MKTTSLGDVLHNLAVVSDLQRVFPGAIVDWCVEAPFAEIPAWHHGVRHIIPVSIRRWRKHLFKRETWAEISLALGALRSEHYDAIIDTQGLVRSVLLGRLAHGPVYGQNWREAREPLSGLLLNHPLAVPYALHAVERYRTIAATALGYADRLPALPLDFGLNTRYPLQPGNEVFLFTNTSRDKKLWPEDHWISVGRALRDAGLVPVFTAGNDIEAARSQRIAAGIAEGSALGEVLFRPTLTQLTERIAKARLCLGVDTGFTHIACALTVPTIAIFTDTDPELAGGFGLGLRQTFGHLDSCPPVSDIMGQLKAWGFLPA, encoded by the coding sequence ATGAAAACCACATCGCTGGGCGATGTGTTGCACAATCTCGCCGTGGTGAGTGATCTGCAACGCGTATTCCCCGGCGCTATCGTGGACTGGTGTGTTGAAGCGCCATTTGCCGAAATACCCGCCTGGCATCACGGCGTACGCCACATCATTCCGGTCTCCATCCGGCGCTGGCGCAAACACCTGTTCAAACGCGAGACCTGGGCTGAGATTAGCCTGGCACTGGGTGCCCTGCGCTCCGAACACTACGATGCCATCATCGACACGCAGGGCTTAGTGCGCAGCGTCTTACTTGGTCGCCTGGCCCACGGCCCGGTTTATGGTCAGAACTGGCGCGAAGCGCGCGAGCCGCTATCCGGTTTGCTGCTCAATCATCCGCTCGCGGTGCCGTACGCACTGCATGCCGTCGAGCGCTACCGCACCATAGCGGCAACCGCACTCGGTTACGCAGACCGGCTACCAGCCCTGCCGCTCGACTTCGGACTCAACACCCGCTATCCATTGCAGCCCGGTAACGAGGTCTTCCTCTTTACCAATACCAGCCGTGATAAAAAACTCTGGCCTGAAGACCACTGGATTAGCGTCGGCCGCGCCCTGCGCGATGCCGGTCTGGTGCCTGTGTTTACTGCCGGTAACGACATCGAGGCCGCTCGCTCGCAACGCATTGCCGCCGGCATTGCAGAGGGCAGCGCGCTGGGTGAGGTGCTATTCCGCCCGACGCTGACCCAACTGACTGAACGCATCGCCAAAGCCCGCTTATGCCTGGGTGTGGATACCGGCTTTACGCACATTGCCTGCGCGCTCACCGTCCCAACCATTGCCATCTTTACCGATACCGATCCTGAGCTGGCGGGCGGCTTTGGTCTGGGGCTGCGCCAAACCTTCGGGCATCTGGATAGCTGCCCGCCGGTGAGCGATATCATGGGGCAACTTAAAGCGTGGGGCTTTTTGCCGGCATGA
- a CDS encoding glycosyltransferase family 2 protein, producing MSEKLPLSLVLITCNAASRLRDVLASVPFASEIILVDSGSTDETAAIAVEFGAQVVHHPWAGFGPQKAHAVSLASNDWVLCLDADEALSPRLATSIQRAFSKGLPDYPVYRFARCNVFMGRPLKHGEGYPDYNTRLFRKDAARWSDDIVHEHVLSDLPPRTLEGDLLHYSADDLKAYLDKQNRYTSLAAERAMARGESAPLARMLLSPVTRFLKFWLVRGGWQDGLPGFVHIAIGCQNSFMKYVKLRELRRQAGLSDQE from the coding sequence ATGTCCGAGAAACTACCGCTCTCCCTCGTTCTAATTACCTGTAACGCTGCTAGCCGTCTGCGCGACGTGCTGGCATCGGTGCCTTTTGCGTCCGAAATCATTCTGGTGGATTCGGGGAGCACTGATGAAACTGCTGCGATTGCCGTAGAATTCGGGGCGCAGGTCGTGCATCACCCCTGGGCGGGCTTCGGGCCTCAGAAGGCGCACGCGGTTAGTTTGGCCAGTAATGATTGGGTGCTTTGCCTGGATGCCGATGAGGCTTTGTCCCCCAGATTGGCTACGAGCATTCAGCGTGCGTTCAGTAAGGGTTTGCCGGATTACCCGGTCTACCGTTTTGCCCGCTGCAATGTCTTTATGGGCCGCCCACTCAAGCACGGCGAAGGTTACCCCGACTACAACACGCGCTTGTTCCGTAAAGATGCCGCCCGCTGGTCGGATGACATCGTTCACGAGCATGTGCTGAGTGATCTGCCGCCACGCACGCTGGAAGGGGATCTACTGCATTACAGCGCCGATGATCTGAAGGCCTATCTGGATAAGCAGAACCGTTACACCAGCCTGGCTGCGGAACGTGCCATGGCGCGTGGTGAGAGTGCGCCGTTGGCGCGGATGCTCTTATCGCCCGTAACCCGCTTTCTGAAATTCTGGTTAGTGCGGGGTGGTTGGCAGGATGGCCTACCCGGTTTTGTGCATATCGCGATTGGCTGTCAGAACAGCTTCATGAAGTACGTAAAGCTGCGCGAACTGCGCCGACAGGCTGGACTGAGCGATCAGGAATAA
- the accB gene encoding acetyl-CoA carboxylase biotin carboxyl carrier protein, translating into MDLRKLKKLIDLVQESGISELEVTEGEEKVRIAKQLTAAPVAQVYAPAPVAAAPAAPVAAPAAAAAPAQPAGHEVKSPMVGTFYRASSPEAKSFVEVGDSVKAGQTLCIIEAMKLLNEIESDATGVVKAILIENGQPVEFGEPLFIIG; encoded by the coding sequence ATGGATCTGCGTAAACTTAAAAAACTGATCGACCTGGTACAGGAATCCGGCATCTCCGAACTGGAAGTGACTGAAGGCGAAGAAAAAGTACGTATCGCCAAGCAGCTGACCGCCGCACCGGTTGCCCAGGTCTACGCACCCGCACCCGTGGCTGCTGCGCCTGCTGCCCCGGTAGCCGCACCAGCCGCTGCCGCTGCGCCAGCCCAACCTGCTGGTCACGAGGTTAAGAGCCCGATGGTCGGCACCTTCTACCGCGCCTCGTCGCCAGAAGCCAAGTCTTTTGTCGAAGTCGGCGATAGCGTTAAGGCTGGCCAGACTCTGTGCATCATCGAAGCCATGAAGCTGCTCAACGAAATTGAGTCGGATGCGACCGGCGTAGTCAAAGCGATCCTCATCGAAAACGGCCAACCGGTCGAATTTGGCGAACCCCTCTTCATCATCGGCTAA
- the prmA gene encoding 50S ribosomal protein L11 methyltransferase, translated as MAAQATWVSARIIADAQQADALGDALMEAGALSVTVEDADAGTPEETPQYGEPGMETQLVWARSVLSALFDADQPVAEIVAECASALGLQAELTIEDVPETDWVRATQAQFEPIPIAGPLWIVPTWHTPPQADAINLILDPGLAFGTGSHPTTRMCLQWLVRERPNGSVLDYGCGSGILAIAAAKLGASEVVGVDIDPQAVRSAHDNADANSVEAAFFDASQTLPTPYDEQKYDVVLANILANPLRVLAPALTARLKPGASLVLAGLLAEQAEELIGIYSPWLTLHVDDTQEGWSLLVGTLPQ; from the coding sequence GTGGCTGCGCAAGCAACGTGGGTAAGCGCCCGCATCATCGCGGATGCCCAGCAGGCCGATGCACTCGGTGATGCCTTGATGGAGGCCGGCGCGCTGTCGGTCACCGTTGAAGACGCCGATGCCGGCACGCCGGAAGAGACGCCTCAGTACGGCGAGCCCGGCATGGAGACCCAGCTGGTCTGGGCCCGCTCCGTGCTGTCGGCGCTGTTCGATGCGGACCAGCCCGTTGCAGAGATCGTCGCCGAGTGTGCGTCGGCTTTGGGCTTGCAGGCCGAATTGACCATTGAAGACGTCCCTGAAACAGATTGGGTTCGTGCCACACAGGCACAGTTTGAACCGATTCCGATTGCCGGACCGCTGTGGATTGTGCCGACCTGGCATACGCCACCTCAGGCTGATGCCATCAATCTGATCCTGGATCCGGGTCTGGCCTTCGGCACCGGTAGCCACCCCACCACCCGCATGTGTCTCCAATGGCTGGTGCGTGAACGCCCCAACGGCAGCGTCCTGGATTATGGGTGTGGCTCGGGCATTCTGGCGATTGCCGCTGCCAAACTCGGCGCAAGCGAAGTCGTTGGCGTGGATATCGACCCGCAAGCGGTACGTTCGGCGCATGACAACGCCGATGCCAACAGCGTGGAAGCAGCCTTCTTCGATGCCAGCCAGACTTTGCCTACGCCCTACGACGAACAGAAATACGATGTGGTGCTGGCCAATATTCTGGCCAACCCACTGCGCGTGCTGGCGCCAGCACTCACGGCGCGATTAAAACCCGGCGCCTCACTGGTACTGGCGGGTCTGCTGGCAGAGCAAGCCGAAGAACTTATCGGCATTTACAGCCCCTGGCTGACGCTGCACGTTGACGACACCCAGGAAGGCTGGAGCCTGCTGGTCGGTACGCTCCCGCAATAA
- the mpl gene encoding UDP-N-acetylmuramate:L-alanyl-gamma-D-glutamyl-meso-diaminopimelate ligase, which produces MHLHILGVCGTFMGGLAQLARVAGHKVTGCDAGVYPPMSDQLRGAGIDLIEGFDPSQLSLKPDVFVIGNAISRGNSLLEAILDKGLPYVSGPQWLAEHILQRRWVLGVAGTHGKTTTASLLAWILDDAGLAPGFLIGGVPCNFGVSARLHGALEDSPFFVIEADEYDTAFCDKRSKFVHYHPRTVILNNLEFDHADIFADLAAIETQFHHLVRTMPGNGLIVSNATEPALTRVLERGCWTPVVGFGAGSGYTVSGDDATGSLIVHEGSRKIGEVTWALTGEHNRMNALAALLAARHVGVPLDKGLDALSRFENVKRRMEVRGVVRGVTVYDDFAHHPTAIATTVAGLRRKVGNARILAVIEPRSNTMKLGVMKDQLPQSLQACDHVYCYGANLGWDAAEALAPMGAQAEVHEDFQTMLQAIVGKAAAGDHILVMSNGGFQGIHNKLLEALLSSQNA; this is translated from the coding sequence ATGCATTTGCATATTCTGGGTGTTTGCGGCACCTTCATGGGCGGTCTGGCACAACTGGCGCGGGTCGCAGGGCATAAGGTCACGGGCTGCGATGCGGGTGTTTATCCACCCATGAGCGATCAGCTGCGTGGTGCGGGCATTGATCTGATCGAAGGCTTTGATCCCTCGCAGCTGTCGCTTAAACCGGACGTTTTTGTCATCGGCAACGCCATCTCGCGTGGCAATTCTTTACTGGAAGCCATTCTGGATAAGGGGCTGCCTTATGTCTCCGGACCACAATGGCTAGCCGAGCATATTCTGCAACGGCGCTGGGTGCTGGGCGTGGCTGGCACACATGGCAAAACGACCACGGCTTCGTTGCTCGCCTGGATTCTGGACGATGCCGGGCTGGCACCAGGTTTTCTCATTGGTGGCGTCCCTTGTAACTTTGGGGTGTCGGCACGACTGCATGGCGCACTCGAAGACTCGCCTTTCTTCGTGATTGAGGCCGATGAATACGACACGGCCTTTTGCGATAAGCGCTCCAAGTTTGTGCATTACCACCCGCGCACGGTCATTCTGAATAACCTGGAATTCGATCATGCGGATATCTTCGCTGATCTTGCTGCCATCGAGACACAATTTCATCACCTGGTACGCACCATGCCCGGCAATGGCCTGATCGTTTCGAACGCCACCGAACCGGCACTGACGCGTGTATTAGAGCGTGGTTGTTGGACGCCCGTTGTAGGCTTTGGTGCTGGCAGCGGTTATACCGTCAGTGGTGACGATGCCACCGGTAGCCTGATCGTTCACGAAGGCAGTCGCAAGATTGGTGAAGTCACCTGGGCCTTGACTGGGGAACATAACCGCATGAATGCGCTGGCCGCATTGCTGGCCGCCCGCCATGTGGGCGTGCCCTTGGATAAAGGCCTGGATGCGCTGTCTCGTTTTGAAAACGTCAAACGACGCATGGAAGTGCGCGGTGTAGTGCGTGGCGTTACCGTCTATGATGACTTTGCGCACCATCCTACGGCGATCGCCACCACCGTCGCCGGTTTGCGCCGCAAAGTGGGCAATGCCCGCATTCTGGCGGTGATTGAACCGCGCTCGAACACCATGAAGCTGGGCGTCATGAAAGATCAGTTGCCGCAAAGCCTGCAAGCCTGTGATCACGTTTACTGCTATGGTGCCAATCTGGGCTGGGATGCGGCCGAAGCACTGGCCCCCATGGGGGCGCAGGCAGAAGTGCATGAAGATTTCCAGACCATGTTGCAGGCAATTGTAGGAAAAGCCGCAGCAGGTGATCATATTCTAGTCATGAGTAACGGCGGCTTCCAGGGAATTCACAACAAGTTACTTGAAGCCCTGCTATCATCACAAAACGCTTAG
- the waaA gene encoding lipid IV(A) 3-deoxy-D-manno-octulosonic acid transferase, with protein sequence MTMPSAAPWFYRVLLTLIVPLALLRLWWRGRKQPGYRQHIAERFGFINVPAGGPIIWLHAVSVGETRAAEPLVHALLEHYPSHRVLLTHMTPTGRATSTALYRDPRVLIGYVPYDLTGAVDRFLAHVQPRLGLLMETEIWPNLILRSRAHQMPVLLINARLSARSARRYARFDRLIRPVLSALTAVGAQTAEDAERLSALGATSVSVTGNLKFDVRIDPTLQALGQEWRAQLQAHQAHRPIWLAASTREGEEALILAAHRILCAAPPEPHPLLVLVPRHPQRFNDAANLVMHEGFRLTRRSEVFPNAETDVWLGDSMGEMVAYYSMVDVAVIGGSLLPFGGQNLIEAAACGIPLIVGPHTYNFSAAALAAEQSGAATRVEAVTPETLATAVNTLLSNQLLRHEAQAAAARFVHAETGATDKLLALIAQYHRP encoded by the coding sequence ATGACCATGCCATCGGCCGCCCCGTGGTTCTATCGGGTGCTCCTGACGCTGATTGTGCCGCTGGCGCTGCTGCGCCTCTGGTGGCGCGGTCGCAAGCAGCCCGGCTATCGCCAACACATTGCTGAACGATTCGGTTTTATCAACGTGCCAGCCGGTGGCCCGATTATCTGGCTTCATGCCGTTTCGGTCGGTGAAACCCGCGCTGCCGAACCACTGGTTCATGCGCTGCTTGAACACTATCCGTCGCATCGTGTACTGCTCACCCACATGACGCCCACGGGTCGGGCCACGAGCACGGCGCTCTACCGGGACCCACGCGTACTCATCGGCTATGTGCCGTATGACCTGACCGGCGCCGTTGATCGTTTTCTGGCGCACGTCCAGCCCCGGCTGGGCCTGCTCATGGAAACCGAGATCTGGCCCAACCTGATTCTGCGTAGCCGTGCGCACCAGATGCCTGTGCTGCTGATCAACGCCCGCCTCTCGGCAAGATCGGCCCGCCGTTACGCACGCTTTGATCGGCTGATTCGCCCTGTGCTGAGCGCACTCACTGCAGTGGGCGCACAAACAGCGGAGGATGCCGAACGCTTGAGTGCACTGGGTGCTACGTCTGTCAGCGTCACCGGCAACCTCAAATTCGATGTGCGTATCGACCCGACGCTACAGGCCTTGGGGCAAGAATGGCGCGCACAGCTTCAGGCCCACCAAGCCCATCGACCCATCTGGCTTGCTGCCAGCACACGCGAGGGTGAAGAAGCGCTGATTCTTGCTGCGCACCGGATCCTCTGTGCGGCACCCCCTGAACCGCATCCGCTGCTGGTTTTGGTGCCGCGTCATCCGCAACGCTTCAATGACGCTGCCAACCTGGTCATGCATGAAGGCTTCCGGCTGACTCGCCGTAGCGAAGTATTTCCCAACGCAGAAACCGATGTCTGGCTGGGTGACTCGATGGGTGAGATGGTGGCCTATTACAGCATGGTGGACGTCGCCGTGATCGGCGGCAGCCTGCTCCCTTTTGGCGGCCAAAATCTCATCGAAGCGGCTGCCTGTGGCATACCACTGATTGTCGGCCCACATACTTATAACTTCAGTGCCGCTGCCTTAGCTGCCGAGCAAAGTGGCGCGGCAACACGCGTCGAGGCAGTAACGCCAGAAACGCTGGCAACAGCAGTCAATACCTTGCTCAGCAATCAACTGTTGCGCCATGAAGCGCAAGCAGCAGCTGCCCGATTCGTCCATGCAGAAACGGGTGCCACCGATAAACTGCTGGCGCTGATTGCCCAATACCATCGACCATAA
- a CDS encoding DUF1289 domain-containing protein has translation MEEPSSEELYPCIGVCMADPVSGLCQGCGRPLAEPEAPAAPPVAPPAETAQ, from the coding sequence ATGGAAGAGCCCTCTAGCGAAGAACTGTATCCCTGTATCGGGGTTTGTATGGCTGACCCGGTGTCTGGCCTCTGCCAGGGTTGTGGGCGGCCTTTGGCCGAGCCCGAAGCGCCGGCAGCGCCACCTGTTGCGCCGCCGGCAGAAACCGCTCAATGA
- a CDS encoding protein-L-isoaspartate O-methyltransferase family protein, producing MNTEKARFNMVEQQIRPWNVLDPNVLDLLFEVRREEFVPESYRSLAFADIEIPLTPHAVMMPPRMEARMLQELELSPDAQILEVGTGSGYMTALLASQGAHVTSLEIDPALMAQAQANLDEAGIENATLLLADGLKGHEAGEPYDAIVLTGSVPAVPDVLLHQLALGGRLMAVVGSGPVMEMVRVHCTGPGSYSRETLFETWLPPLENVPRSSHFEF from the coding sequence ATGAACACTGAAAAAGCACGCTTTAACATGGTCGAGCAGCAGATTCGCCCGTGGAACGTTCTGGATCCCAACGTACTGGATCTGTTGTTTGAAGTTCGTCGAGAAGAGTTCGTGCCGGAGAGTTATCGGTCCTTGGCCTTTGCCGATATCGAAATTCCGCTGACGCCTCACGCTGTGATGATGCCGCCGCGTATGGAAGCACGCATGCTGCAGGAGTTGGAACTGTCGCCCGACGCGCAGATTCTGGAAGTTGGCACGGGTTCGGGCTACATGACAGCCTTGCTGGCATCGCAAGGCGCTCATGTCACGAGCTTGGAAATTGATCCTGCTTTGATGGCACAGGCACAGGCCAATTTGGATGAAGCCGGCATTGAAAATGCCACCTTATTGCTGGCCGATGGCCTGAAGGGCCATGAAGCTGGCGAGCCCTACGATGCGATTGTCCTCACCGGGTCTGTCCCGGCCGTTCCTGACGTGCTGCTGCATCAGCTGGCACTGGGTGGTCGTTTGATGGCCGTGGTTGGCAGCGGCCCGGTCATGGAAATGGTGCGTGTCCACTGCACGGGCCCCGGCAGCTATTCGCGTGAAACGCTGTTTGAAACCTGGCTGCCGCCGTTAGAAAACGTGCCACGGAGCAGCCACTTCGAGTTTTGA
- a CDS encoding carbohydrate kinase family protein: protein MKKTLICGSLAYDNIMVFNGRFREQILPEQIHILNVAFLVPEMRREFGGCAGNIAYALHSLGGHAEIMATVGEDGIPYLDRLDAQGLSRQHVRKVPGTFTAQAFITTDMDDNQITAFHPGAMGQAHLNEVGHAENIGLGIVAPDGRDAMIEHARQFANANIPFIFDPGQGLPMFDGDDLKQFLSLATYACVNDYEAQMLCERTGQTLEQLAEQVAALIVTRGGEGAWIFTGGQRIDIETVQPEAIIDPTGCGDAFRGGLLYGIANGFDWQKSGRLASLMGSIKIAHAGPQNYQIKFEQIAQRFQAAFGETL from the coding sequence ATGAAAAAAACGCTGATTTGCGGCTCGCTCGCTTACGACAACATCATGGTGTTTAACGGACGCTTCCGTGAGCAGATTCTTCCCGAGCAGATTCACATTCTGAACGTGGCCTTTCTGGTACCGGAAATGCGTCGTGAGTTCGGTGGTTGCGCCGGCAATATCGCTTATGCGCTGCATAGCCTCGGTGGTCACGCCGAGATTATGGCGACGGTCGGCGAAGACGGTATCCCCTATCTGGATCGCCTCGATGCACAAGGACTCTCGCGTCAGCACGTGCGCAAAGTACCGGGCACTTTTACGGCACAAGCCTTTATCACTACCGACATGGATGATAACCAGATTACGGCGTTCCATCCGGGCGCCATGGGTCAGGCCCATCTGAACGAAGTCGGTCACGCCGAAAATATCGGCCTGGGTATTGTTGCGCCAGACGGTCGTGATGCCATGATCGAACATGCGCGCCAATTCGCCAACGCCAACATTCCGTTCATTTTCGACCCGGGTCAAGGTCTGCCGATGTTCGACGGCGACGACCTAAAGCAATTTCTGTCGCTGGCCACCTACGCCTGCGTCAATGACTACGAAGCGCAGATGCTTTGTGAGCGCACCGGCCAAACGCTGGAGCAGCTTGCCGAGCAGGTCGCGGCACTGATTGTTACGCGTGGTGGTGAAGGCGCCTGGATCTTTACCGGCGGTCAGCGTATCGACATCGAAACGGTGCAACCGGAAGCCATCATCGACCCAACCGGTTGTGGTGATGCCTTCCGAGGTGGCCTGCTCTACGGTATCGCCAATGGCTTCGACTGGCAGAAATCCGGTCGCCTGGCTTCGCTGATGGGCTCGATCAAAATTGCTCACGCTGGCCCACAAAATTATCAGATTAAATTCGAACAAATTGCCCAGCGCTTCCAGGCAGCTTTCGGCGAAACGCTTTAA
- the accC gene encoding acetyl-CoA carboxylase biotin carboxylase subunit, producing the protein MFEKILIANRGEIALRIQRACRLLGVKTVVVHSEADRDAKYVKLADESVCIGPAASKDSYLNVPAIISAAEVTDAQAIHPGYGFLSENADFSERVEQCGFVFIGPTAETIRLMGDKVSAKDAMKAAGVPCVPGSEGALPEDHKEIIRIGRSVGYPVIIKAAGGGGGRGMRVVHTEAALINAVQMTRQEAQTAFGNPVVYMEKFLENPRHVEIQILADTHGNAVYLGERDCSMQRRHQKVIEEAPAPGIPEKLIAKIGERCAEACRKIGYRGAGTFEFLYENGEFYFIEMNTRVQVEHPVTEMITGIDIVQEQIRIAAGEKLRFRQRDIEFRGHAIECRINAEDPYTFVPSPGTINAWHTPGGPGIRVDSHVYAGYKVPPYYDSMIGKLIAYGETREQAIRKMRIALSEMLVEGIKTNIPLHHELMRDVGFMNGGASIHYLEEMLAQKKEVERK; encoded by the coding sequence ATGTTCGAGAAGATTCTTATTGCCAACCGGGGGGAAATTGCCCTGCGTATCCAGCGCGCCTGTCGCCTGCTGGGTGTAAAGACCGTCGTGGTCCACTCTGAAGCAGATCGGGATGCCAAGTACGTCAAACTGGCCGATGAGTCGGTCTGTATTGGCCCTGCCGCCTCTAAAGACAGCTACCTCAACGTACCAGCCATCATTTCTGCAGCTGAAGTCACGGATGCGCAAGCCATCCACCCGGGTTACGGTTTCCTATCGGAAAATGCCGATTTCTCGGAGCGCGTTGAGCAATGTGGTTTTGTGTTCATCGGCCCGACCGCTGAAACCATTCGCCTGATGGGCGACAAAGTTTCGGCCAAAGATGCCATGAAGGCCGCCGGCGTCCCTTGCGTGCCGGGCTCTGAAGGTGCGCTCCCAGAAGACCACAAAGAAATTATTCGCATTGGCCGTAGCGTTGGCTACCCGGTGATCATCAAAGCCGCTGGCGGTGGTGGCGGTCGCGGTATGCGCGTCGTGCACACCGAAGCTGCGCTGATTAATGCCGTGCAGATGACCCGCCAGGAAGCGCAAACCGCCTTCGGCAACCCGGTCGTGTACATGGAAAAGTTCCTGGAAAACCCACGTCACGTGGAAATCCAGATTCTGGCCGATACGCATGGCAATGCCGTTTATCTGGGTGAGCGCGATTGCTCCATGCAACGTCGCCACCAGAAGGTGATTGAAGAAGCACCGGCACCGGGCATCCCGGAAAAGCTGATCGCCAAGATTGGTGAGCGCTGTGCCGAAGCCTGTCGCAAGATTGGCTATCGCGGCGCCGGCACCTTTGAATTTCTTTATGAAAACGGCGAGTTCTATTTCATTGAAATGAACACCCGCGTACAGGTCGAGCACCCGGTGACCGAAATGATTACCGGCATCGACATCGTGCAGGAACAGATCCGTATTGCGGCGGGCGAGAAGCTACGTTTCCGCCAGAGAGATATCGAGTTCCGTGGCCATGCCATCGAATGTCGTATTAACGCGGAAGACCCGTACACCTTCGTCCCATCACCCGGCACCATCAATGCCTGGCACACGCCGGGCGGCCCAGGCATTCGCGTTGATTCACACGTTTATGCCGGTTACAAGGTACCGCCTTACTACGACTCGATGATCGGCAAGCTGATCGCCTATGGCGAAACACGTGAGCAGGCCATTCGCAAGATGCGCATCGCGCTGTCGGAAATGCTGGTCGAAGGCATCAAGACCAATATTCCGCTGCACCATGAACTGATGCGCGACGTGGGCTTCATGAATGGTGGCGCAAGCATCCATTATCTGGAAGAGATGCTGGCCCAGAAAAAAGAAGTCGAGCGCAAATAA
- a CDS encoding lysophospholipid acyltransferase family protein: MTRASTPKLRRFVRGARIIFHLLCGLCWISIAFPFFSVKRRRWVRYRWSRELLALFAFQLKITGALPDTPGLIAANHVSWIDIFAMNALTPVAFVSKDDVIHWPIIGTLARHNETIFLQRGSRGHAHTIGREMAERLQSGNWLAVFPEGTTTDGTHLHPFHGALLQPAIDAGVAVTPVSLSYEDTHGNRSLLPAYAGDTSLWESFCAMLSARQLVVHLQIGTPVSIEPDSGNRGRKALAHTLHEQIRTTLYS, encoded by the coding sequence ATGACGCGTGCATCGACCCCGAAGCTACGCCGCTTCGTGCGTGGTGCGCGCATCATCTTTCATCTGCTCTGCGGTCTTTGCTGGATCAGCATCGCCTTTCCGTTCTTCTCCGTAAAGCGCCGCCGCTGGGTGCGTTACCGCTGGTCGCGTGAGCTGCTGGCCCTATTTGCCTTTCAACTCAAAATCACCGGTGCTTTGCCGGACACGCCGGGTCTGATTGCCGCCAACCACGTGAGCTGGATCGATATCTTTGCGATGAATGCGCTCACGCCCGTGGCCTTTGTTTCCAAAGACGATGTGATTCACTGGCCGATCATCGGCACGCTGGCCCGTCATAACGAAACCATCTTCCTGCAACGCGGTAGCCGAGGTCATGCACATACGATCGGTCGGGAAATGGCCGAGCGTCTGCAGTCCGGTAACTGGCTCGCGGTTTTCCCGGAAGGCACCACCACCGACGGCACGCATCTGCATCCATTTCACGGGGCGCTATTGCAACCAGCCATTGATGCCGGGGTGGCCGTTACCCCTGTCTCGCTCAGCTACGAAGACACGCACGGCAACCGCTCGTTACTACCAGCCTATGCGGGCGACACGTCGCTTTGGGAAAGCTTCTGTGCGATGCTGTCGGCACGTCAGCTGGTCGTGCATTTACAAATTGGTACGCCGGTATCCATTGAGCCCGACTCGGGCAACCGTGGCCGCAAAGCACTCGCTCACACACTGCACGAGCAGATTCGGACAACGCTTTATTCCTGA
- a CDS encoding TlpA family protein disulfide reductase — protein sequence MRLNPFSCRTSFNALLLGCLATMALLTGCSKFDNSQSTLNGPQVTAKFFDAQFTDAAGKPVDLTTLRGKTLVINFWSTWCPPCVEEMPMFSEAQTAYKDKNVVFVGIAADQADNVKAFLQKNPVNYLIAVGGQPAFELSQQLGNRHDAVPFTVMINAKEGITSRHFGVYTRKDLDSDLAKALK from the coding sequence ATGCGTTTGAATCCGTTTTCCTGTCGCACTTCATTCAACGCCTTGCTACTAGGCTGCCTCGCTACGATGGCATTACTGACCGGTTGTTCGAAGTTCGATAACAGCCAGAGCACCCTGAACGGTCCGCAAGTCACTGCCAAGTTTTTTGACGCCCAGTTTACGGATGCAGCGGGTAAACCCGTGGACCTAACGACCCTACGCGGCAAAACGTTGGTGATCAATTTCTGGTCTACCTGGTGCCCACCTTGCGTGGAAGAAATGCCGATGTTCAGCGAAGCACAAACCGCTTACAAGGATAAAAACGTGGTTTTTGTCGGCATCGCCGCCGATCAGGCAGATAACGTTAAAGCCTTTCTGCAGAAGAACCCAGTCAATTATCTGATTGCTGTTGGGGGCCAACCGGCCTTTGAACTGTCGCAACAGCTCGGCAACCGTCACGATGCCGTGCCATTTACCGTCATGATTAATGCGAAGGAAGGCATTACCAGTCGCCACTTTGGCGTTTATACCCGCAAAGATCTGGATTCAGATTTAGCCAAAGCATTAAAATAG